A window of the Candidatus Bathyarchaeota archaeon genome harbors these coding sequences:
- a CDS encoding AbrB/MazE/SpoVT family DNA-binding domain-containing protein — translation MRPIVKVTRRGQTTIPVEFREKFGIKEGDELVVESTEDGLLFKVIPRLEDLAGVYAKFGNVKEIKLEIEKLREEY, via the coding sequence ATGCGACCCATCGTGAAGGTGACCAGAAGAGGGCAAACCACGATTCCCGTGGAGTTTAGGGAGAAATTTGGAATTAAGGAGGGCGACGAGTTAGTGGTGGAATCCACCGAGGATGGGTTGCTGTTTAAGGTTATCCCTAGGCTTGAAGACTTGGCTGGCGTTTATGCAAAGTTTGGCAATGTGAAGGAGATCAAGCTGGAAATTGAGAAACTCAGAGAGGAGTACTAG
- a CDS encoding HEPN domain-containing protein, which produces MMRLNECFRKRLLRRERPDLAKSKRPIEVAGAKLNEAERAFNHGLLDATVVLAYTTMFHAARAILFKDGIIEKSHVCLIEYLREKYVNTGRLSGSLINTLNSIRIDRHETLYGLETESSEKDARYCLNKARGFLLTVKNMLE; this is translated from the coding sequence ATGATGAGATTGAATGAATGCTTCAGAAAGAGACTGTTGAGAAGAGAAAGACCAGACTTAGCAAAAAGTAAGAGACCAATTGAGGTTGCAGGAGCCAAGTTGAACGAGGCTGAGAGAGCATTCAACCACGGATTGTTGGACGCAACAGTAGTTCTCGCCTATACTACCATGTTCCACGCGGCAAGAGCAATATTGTTCAAGGATGGAATCATTGAAAAGAGCCATGTCTGTCTAATTGAATATCTGAGGGAAAAATACGTGAACACCGGGCGACTAAGCGGATCTCTAATCAACACCTTAAACTCCATCAGAATAGACAGGCATGAGACACTTTATGGACTCGAAACAGAAAGCAGCGAAAAAGATGCTAGATACTGCTTAAACAAAGCAAGAGGTTTTCTCTTAACGGTCAAAAACATGCTAGAGTGA
- a CDS encoding DUF2283 domain-containing protein — protein sequence MEKAAISLEKINLDYDQEADVLYMSFGEPREAKDSVEVEDGVIYRITDNEVVGITIIDFKARTLKTA from the coding sequence ATGGAGAAAGCTGCAATAAGCCTAGAAAAGATCAACCTAGACTACGACCAAGAAGCCGACGTCCTTTATATGAGCTTTGGAGAACCAAGAGAAGCCAAAGACAGCGTAGAGGTTGAAGACGGAGTCATATACAGAATCACAGACAATGAAGTTGTAGGCATAACCATAATTGACTTCAAAGCCAGAACGCTTAAAACAGCATGA
- a CDS encoding nucleotidyltransferase domain-containing protein — protein sequence MKNPFHYPGLRILVVFFKEPYRDFHLREIAKLADVSPSTAKRFLDFYSESKFLIKSRKANLVLFKANLENLSFRYIKLSYFMMHAKPLIDFLKNTYPNSSIILYGSCARGKDDPESDMDLLIVGRKTERFNLSKFEKKIKRKVTILIYTPHEWEEKAKKDKAFYERILVDSIVLQGNLPVVK from the coding sequence ATGAAAAACCCATTTCACTATCCGGGACTTCGCATTCTCGTCGTCTTTTTCAAAGAGCCATATCGCGACTTCCACCTACGGGAAATAGCAAAACTTGCCGATGTAAGCCCAAGCACAGCGAAGAGATTCCTCGACTTCTACAGTGAAAGCAAGTTTCTCATAAAGAGTAGGAAAGCTAACCTTGTGTTGTTTAAGGCTAATCTGGAAAACCTCAGCTTCAGGTATATAAAACTCAGTTATTTCATGATGCACGCGAAGCCGTTGATAGATTTCTTAAAGAATACTTATCCAAACTCTTCGATCATATTATATGGAAGTTGCGCTCGAGGAAAAGACGATCCGGAAAGCGACATGGACCTGCTTATCGTGGGGAGAAAAACAGAACGGTTTAACTTGAGCAAATTCGAGAAGAAAATAAAAAGAAAAGTCACCATCCTCATTTACACCCCACACGAATGGGAAGAAAAAGCAAAAAAGGACAAGGCGTTCTATGAGAGAATATTAGTTGACAGCATCGTGCTTCAAGGCAACCTTCCGGTAGTGAAATGA
- a CDS encoding type II toxin-antitoxin system VapC family toxin — protein sequence MRNSERSTSLREVVDTRFLIEHFYSDQTETRRRTSEKLRELTKRKEGLLPTIVIGETIQMVCEKIGKEEAEICYLSLIRSGLEIQDLNQNIAKEAGLLKCRHRNIPMGDCIIAATATINRAKVLSDDPHFDAIKEIKRTWI from the coding sequence TTGAGAAACTCAGAGAGGAGTACTAGCTTGAGGGAAGTTGTAGACACAAGATTTCTTATCGAACACTTCTACTCAGACCAAACTGAAACAAGGCGCAGAACATCGGAAAAACTAAGGGAACTAACCAAGCGAAAAGAGGGTTTACTTCCAACGATAGTAATCGGTGAAACCATTCAGATGGTCTGTGAAAAAATAGGGAAAGAAGAGGCAGAGATTTGTTACCTATCACTCATAAGAAGCGGACTAGAAATCCAAGATCTAAATCAAAACATCGCAAAAGAAGCTGGATTGCTAAAATGTCGACATAGAAACATACCCATGGGCGACTGCATAATTGCCGCAACAGCCACAATTAATAGAGCAAAAGTACTTTCAGATGATCCCCATTTCGATGCCATAAAAGAAATAAAACGTACATGGATCTGA